The nucleotide window GGACTGCTCGGGAGTGGTGAACCCAGCTGCTCCCAGCTGCAATGGGGGACCTGAAGGCAGTATACCTTGGAGGAGTGGAGGGCAAGCTCAAGAATCTGCAGCTATCCGAAGCGGAGAAGAAGGGGATCAAGATTGGCAGGAAGCAGGCATGTTCCTCACAGGTGAGCAAGCTACAGGCAGTAGGTAAACTAATTTCAGAGAGACCTGCTAGGGCAGAACATGTGGGAAGAACCTTAGGGGGAGTCTGGAGTCCATTATTTGGAGTGGAATGCAAAGACCTGGGCAGAAATCGATTTTTGTTTATTTTCCAACAAAGAGCTGACAAGGAAAAAGCACTAGATGCTGGACCATGGAGATTTAACAACGACCTGTTGATGATGGAAGATTTCATGCCTAGTAAAACAATAGATGAATATGAATTCAGGACAATACCGATATGGGTCAGAGCGTATGGCATCCCAATGGGGATGATGAGCAAAGAAACAGGAGATTTGATAGGAGAACAAATTGGAAAAGTCATTGATGTAGACCCAGAAATTTGTGGTGATTCTATGGGAGCATTTATGCGGATCAAAGTGAGAATAGATATCACCGTGCCAATTATGAGGTTTGTAACATCTTTTATTGACGATGAGGAAGAACAAGAGCAGGAAAATGTAATGATACCTGTGGGAGATGATGAGGAGATAGAACTAAGGAGAAAGAAGAGAGAAATGGAGGAAAAAATTGTCTCCTTCACATACGAGTATCTTCCTGACTTCTGCTACAGCTGTGGAATTATTGGACATACTGAGAAATCATGCCCAACTAGATCTAGAAGAACAGGGTCCAGACAGTTTGGGCCATGGTTGCGTGCAAATATTTACATGGGGAGCTCGAGTGAAGAAAGAAGTAGGGGTTCGAATGATAAAGGGAAATTTTGGCCAAGCAATAGTGCAGGAAATAAGGGGAGCGGACAAGGTAGTGATGGGCCGTCGTGGCGAAGGAATGTACCAAGTGGAGATGACGAGGAAGGGGCAGGAAGGAATGAAGGAAAAGAAGTGACAAACCCTTTCACGTTAAAGGAGTGTGAGGACCAAGGAGCAGGGGAGAGAAAGAGATTGGATTCCAACGAAAAAGTGGTAGAAGAGCCCTCTAGAAAGGAACAAACACTTGCAATAGAATCGAGTAAGGCTGAAGAGGAAAATAACACTACCACAAAAGCAAATCGTGTTTCAAAAGGATGCGGTCAAACGGAGATCAATCAACAAGAAAGCAACGAAATAACAAATCAAGTAGAAACGAGGACAGGGATGAAGATGAAGGAATTACAGAAATATGCCAATGAAGGTGACATACTAATGGAAAAGAAGAAGGGAAGAACAGTCAAAATTATGAGACAGGATAGAGCGAATAAAACACAAACTCAAGTGAATATGGCCACAGAAGCAAAGAAGCGTGGTGCAGATGATATGGAAATTGACATGGAGCCAGTCACTGAGAAAAAGATGAAAATGGAAGTAGAGATAAATGCCACGACCGATGAAGGGAGAACTGGGGAAGCAAATACCAAGGCCGCAGAACCCAAATTTGATGTGAAAGCGGGATTGGCGAACCAATCC belongs to Triticum urartu cultivar G1812 chromosome 7, Tu2.1, whole genome shotgun sequence and includes:
- the LOC125520500 gene encoding uncharacterized protein LOC125520500, with translation MGDLKAVYLGGVEGKLKNLQLSEAEKKGIKIGRKQACSSQVSKLQAVGKLISERPARAEHVGRTLGGVWSPLFGVECKDLGRNRFLFIFQQRADKEKALDAGPWRFNNDLLMMEDFMPSKTIDEYEFRTIPIWVRAYGIPMGMMSKETGDLIGEQIGKVIDVDPEICGDSMGAFMRIKVRIDITVPIMRFVTSFIDDEEEQEQENVMIPVGDDEEIELRRKKREMEEKIVSFTYEYLPDFCYSCGIIGHTEKSCPTRSRRTGSRQFGPWLRANIYMGSSSEERSRGSNDKGKFWPSNSAGNKGSGQGSDGPSWRRNVPSGDDEEGAGRNEGKEVTNPFTLKECEDQGAGERKRLDSNEKVVEEPSRKEQTLAIESSKAEEENNTTTKANRVSKGCGQTEINQQESNEITNQVETRTGMKMKELQKYANEGDILMEKKKGRTVKIMRQDRANKTQTQVNMATEAKKRGADDMEIDMEPVTEKKMKMEVEINATTDEGRTGEANTKAAEPKFDVKAGLANQSREAK